One segment of Desulfovermiculus halophilus DSM 18834 DNA contains the following:
- a CDS encoding enoyl-CoA hydratase/isomerase family protein: MAYQNIGLEIQDGVAVVTINRPKVLNALSPDTLKELGQAVAEIRSTEEARVMVITGAGDKAFVAGADISEFPKMNALEAKHFAEEGQKVFFALEELPIPVIACVNGFALGGGCEMAMSCDFIYASDQAKFGQPEINLGIIPGFGGTQRLSRLVGRAKAKELCMTGDQISAQEAKDLGLVARVFPHDELKDSVMKTAKKMASKGRVALRAVKQVVDRGVEVDLKTGCAFEAEAFATSFVSQDAKEGATAFLEKRKPEFKGTFTS, encoded by the coding sequence ATGGCTTATCAGAACATAGGGCTGGAGATCCAGGACGGAGTGGCGGTGGTGACCATTAACCGCCCCAAGGTGCTCAACGCCTTGAGCCCGGATACCTTGAAGGAGCTGGGGCAGGCCGTGGCAGAGATCCGCAGTACCGAGGAGGCCCGGGTCATGGTGATTACCGGAGCCGGAGACAAGGCCTTTGTGGCCGGTGCAGACATATCCGAGTTCCCCAAGATGAACGCCCTGGAAGCCAAGCATTTTGCCGAAGAAGGACAAAAGGTCTTCTTTGCCCTGGAAGAGCTGCCCATTCCGGTCATAGCCTGCGTGAACGGCTTTGCCCTGGGCGGAGGCTGTGAAATGGCCATGAGTTGCGATTTCATCTATGCTTCCGATCAGGCCAAGTTCGGGCAGCCGGAGATCAATCTGGGTATCATTCCAGGATTCGGGGGAACCCAGCGCCTGTCCAGACTGGTGGGCAGGGCCAAGGCGAAAGAGCTGTGCATGACCGGGGATCAGATCTCGGCCCAGGAGGCCAAGGATCTCGGTCTCGTGGCCCGGGTGTTTCCCCACGACGAGCTCAAGGATTCCGTAATGAAGACGGCCAAAAAAATGGCTTCCAAGGGCAGAGTCGCCCTGCGGGCCGTCAAGCAGGTCGTTGACCGGGGCGTGGAGGTGGACCTGAAGACAGGCTGCGCCTTTGAGGCCGAGGCATTCGCCACCAGCTTCGTCAGCCAGGACGCCAAGGAGGGAGCGACTGCCTTTTTGGAGAAGCGGAAGCCAGAGTTCAAAGGGACCTTCACCAGTTGA